A genomic window from Ignavibacteria bacterium includes:
- a CDS encoding T9SS type A sorting domain-containing protein yields MFFKNSFLLISSQLILGFLIPAAIPVTPVKFGSFTGDTILYTDVSSTHLPLAIVSGPGMDAETGDLDGDGDLDIVIANEYQPNKILLNNGLGVFTDGTPGRLPQKNLDSEDIGIADMDSDNDLDIVFATEDHAIHELYFNNGSAVYRDKSNILPGSIANSVLAIDVNNDSLPDLIFGNAGASDTPAQNFLLINNGDTTFTNQTASRLPQVLDITQDIKLGDIDGDGDNDMVVGNEDGNKIHINNGSGFFTDETSSRLPLTGTEETRKVTLCDVDGDDDLDIFFANVAFRPNRIRQDRLLLNNGSGIFTDVTSANIPFDNEHTTEGIFVDVDYDGDPDLITTNIFNNRPVKVFANNGSGIFGEVTQLVLPPGVLGEGIGIKAGDFNGDNLLDLYVVNRGMQDRLLLRNDTAKTIGLNTLSSEIPQQFSLEQNYPNPFNPETNIRFLLPFSSHVKLTVYDASGRLTAQLLSRQLAAGSYEVSWNAGGLPSGIYFYRIETPEFSETKKMILIK; encoded by the coding sequence ATGTTCTTCAAAAATTCCTTTTTATTAATAAGCTCTCAATTAATACTTGGTTTTTTGATCCCGGCAGCTATTCCTGTTACTCCAGTTAAGTTCGGTTCATTTACCGGTGATACAATTCTTTATACCGATGTTTCATCGACTCATTTGCCGCTGGCAATTGTTTCCGGCCCCGGTATGGATGCCGAAACGGGTGATCTTGATGGCGACGGCGACCTTGATATTGTAATTGCCAATGAATATCAGCCTAACAAGATACTTCTCAATAACGGGCTTGGTGTTTTTACTGACGGAACACCCGGAAGGCTGCCGCAAAAGAATCTGGACAGCGAAGATATAGGCATTGCGGATATGGACAGTGATAATGACCTTGATATAGTTTTTGCAACTGAAGATCATGCAATCCACGAACTGTATTTCAATAACGGCTCTGCCGTTTACAGGGATAAAAGTAATATTCTTCCGGGCAGCATCGCAAATTCAGTGCTTGCCATTGATGTTAACAATGATTCACTCCCTGATCTTATTTTCGGCAACGCAGGGGCATCTGATACGCCGGCCCAGAATTTCCTGTTGATAAACAATGGCGATACAACCTTCACCAACCAAACCGCTTCCAGGCTTCCGCAGGTGCTTGATATAACCCAGGATATTAAGCTTGGTGATATAGACGGCGATGGTGATAATGATATGGTTGTGGGCAATGAAGACGGTAATAAAATACATATCAATAACGGAAGCGGTTTCTTTACAGATGAAACTTCTTCAAGGCTTCCGCTTACCGGAACTGAAGAAACACGCAAGGTTACTTTATGTGATGTTGATGGAGATGATGATCTTGATATATTTTTCGCGAATGTTGCATTCAGGCCTAACCGTATAAGGCAGGATAGGCTGCTGCTTAATAACGGCTCAGGTATTTTTACCGATGTTACATCTGCAAATATCCCCTTTGATAACGAGCATACTACCGAAGGTATATTTGTTGATGTTGATTATGACGGTGACCCTGATCTAATTACTACAAATATTTTTAACAACCGCCCGGTAAAGGTTTTTGCTAATAATGGCAGCGGGATTTTCGGGGAGGTAACGCAGTTGGTTTTGCCGCCGGGTGTTCTTGGAGAGGGCATAGGCATTAAGGCTGGTGATTTCAACGGTGATAACCTCCTCGATCTTTATGTTGTGAACCGCGGTATGCAGGATAGACTGCTTCTGCGTAATGACACAGCAAAAACCATTGGACTAAATACCTTAAGCAGCGAAATTCCGCAGCAATTCAGCTTGGAACAGAATTATCCAAACCCTTTTAACCCTGAAACTAATATTAGATTCTTGCTGCCCTTTAGTTCGCATGTTAAGCTTACTGTTTATGATGCCTCAGGAAGGTTAACAGCTCAACTGCTCAGCAGGCAGCTTGCTGCCGGAAGTTATGAGGTAAGCTGGAATGCAGGCGGGCTGCCAAGCGGTATCTATTTTTACAGGATTGAGACACCGGAATTTTCTGAAACTAAAAAAATGATTTTAATAAAATAA
- a CDS encoding serine hydrolase, with protein sequence MSSFKTLILLTAVFITQSIFSGSTFDTAYARILQQRIEYLKTTYNLVGISAAAEVPGQGIWLGTAGISHVNVNMDTGMVFDIGSITKNFVAAYTLKLVDMDSLGLNDSIGTWLPQYPNINNKVTIKQLLNHTSGIYNFTDNSVWANAVNSDPNRVWTLEEVVQGYILAPYFQPGAGWRYSNTNYTLLTMIIRQVTGSDLPALFRSNFFTPFGMNTAYVELTDTIHAPFAHNWVQSGSQLVDAYGYPRTAFTSSAYGPGGVITRPENMLRWSKALYEGQIISNSSLNQMLTFVSANISGANGYGLGTMRYNVGGKICWGHGGNSFGHSSVSMYWAEGGISIAVMMNRDINTGPIGIDFMNTVITFNPTGLVPLSTIVPGDFKLEQNYPNPFNPATKIGFSLPKSSAVKLKVFDISGREVSELINSTLQAGTYEYEWNAANLPSGVYFYVLSAGENIQTKKMILVK encoded by the coding sequence TTGAGCAGCTTTAAAACTCTGATACTGCTTACAGCGGTATTTATTACTCAAAGTATTTTTTCAGGCAGTACATTTGATACTGCTTATGCCCGCATACTGCAGCAGAGGATAGAATACCTGAAAACAACTTATAACCTCGTTGGTATTTCTGCGGCTGCGGAAGTACCGGGACAGGGAATTTGGCTTGGCACTGCCGGAATATCTCATGTAAATGTTAATATGGATACAGGCATGGTTTTTGATATTGGCAGTATTACAAAAAATTTCGTCGCAGCTTATACTCTTAAGCTTGTTGATATGGATAGCCTGGGTTTAAATGATTCAATCGGAACTTGGCTTCCGCAGTATCCTAACATAAATAACAAAGTCACAATTAAGCAGCTTCTCAATCACACAAGCGGTATCTATAATTTTACTGATAATTCAGTGTGGGCAAATGCAGTTAATTCTGATCCTAACCGGGTATGGACCCTTGAAGAAGTCGTACAGGGTTATATTCTGGCGCCATATTTTCAGCCGGGCGCAGGCTGGCGATACAGCAATACAAACTATACTTTACTTACCATGATTATCAGGCAGGTTACCGGCTCTGATCTGCCTGCCCTTTTCAGAAGCAATTTCTTTACTCCGTTTGGTATGAATACAGCGTATGTTGAATTAACCGATACAATACACGCTCCGTTTGCACATAACTGGGTACAATCCGGCTCGCAGCTTGTAGATGCATATGGCTACCCGCGCACAGCATTTACAAGCTCAGCCTACGGACCCGGTGGTGTTATTACCAGGCCCGAAAATATGCTGAGGTGGTCTAAAGCTCTTTATGAAGGCCAGATCATTTCCAACAGTTCGCTTAACCAGATGCTTACATTTGTTTCAGCGAATATATCAGGCGCAAACGGGTACGGACTCGGTACTATGAGATATAATGTCGGCGGAAAGATCTGCTGGGGACATGGCGGTAATTCCTTCGGACACTCAAGTGTTTCTATGTATTGGGCAGAAGGCGGAATTTCTATTGCTGTTATGATGAACCGCGATATAAATACCGGTCCTATAGGTATTGATTTCATGAATACGGTCATTACATTTAATCCCACCGGACTTGTACCGCTATCAACTATAGTACCCGGTGATTTTAAATTAGAACAGAACTATCCAAATCCTTTTAATCCTGCAACAAAGATCGGTTTTTCACTTCCCAAAAGCTCCGCAGTTAAGCTGAAAGTATTTGATATTTCCGGTAGGGAAGTATCGGAGTTAATTAACAGTACGCTCCAGGCAGGTACATATGAATATGAATGGAATGCGGCAAATCTGCCCAGCGGTGTTTATTTTTATGTATTAAGTGCAGGGGAGAATATTCAAACCAAAAAAATGATCCTGGTTAAGTGA
- a CDS encoding sugar nucleotide-binding protein — MKNILITGVSGYIAPYLCKALLLNATGRVTGIYNSHKPEINGIELFKCDLADTEETERLFNKVKPDIVYHLASVTPTRITTQNDNYISQFNGGVTGHLAKLCSQTGTLMIYTSTDLVYKAGVNLREDISALEPLTIYAKSKLEGEEAVKEFGMKYLILRTSLVYGFTLSEYTSFFDIAYKSLSEGKELRAFTDQFRNAIYTEDAAGILAALPEKYRHNDIINFCGGEYLSRYDMCIGMCEEFGFDKKLVVPASCDEFTAYPTVKELGLNRDKLDGHGLGTFSYRENLEKAKRILR; from the coding sequence TTGAAGAATATTTTAATAACCGGTGTATCGGGTTATATTGCGCCTTACTTATGTAAGGCGCTTTTGTTAAATGCCACAGGCAGGGTCACCGGAATTTACAACTCACACAAACCGGAAATTAACGGAATAGAGTTGTTTAAATGTGATCTTGCAGATACAGAAGAGACAGAACGATTATTCAATAAAGTAAAACCGGATATTGTTTATCATTTGGCATCAGTTACCCCTACAAGAATTACAACACAAAATGATAATTATATAAGTCAATTTAATGGCGGGGTTACGGGTCATTTGGCGAAGCTATGTTCACAAACCGGCACGCTGATGATATATACATCAACAGACCTGGTATATAAAGCAGGTGTTAACCTAAGAGAAGATATATCGGCTCTGGAGCCGTTGACAATATACGCGAAGTCAAAGCTTGAAGGCGAAGAAGCTGTTAAGGAATTTGGTATGAAATACCTGATATTGCGGACATCTCTGGTTTACGGATTCACATTATCTGAATATACTTCATTCTTTGATATTGCATATAAATCACTGAGTGAAGGAAAAGAGCTGCGGGCATTTACAGATCAGTTCAGAAACGCAATATATACAGAAGATGCAGCGGGTATTTTAGCCGCTCTGCCGGAGAAGTACAGGCATAATGACATAATTAATTTCTGCGGCGGTGAGTATCTTTCACGGTATGATATGTGTATCGGCATGTGTGAAGAGTTCGGGTTTGATAAAAAGCTTGTTGTTCCAGCAAGCTGTGATGAGTTCACAGCTTATCCAACTGTTAAGGAACTTGGACTGAACCGGGATAAGCTGGATGGGCATGGGTTGGGGACTTTTAGTTATAGAGAGAATCTTGAAAAGGCTAAGAGGATTTTGAGATAA
- a CDS encoding beta-lactamase family protein, producing MKILRYILTVLLFTNIAFSQDLEAKLTEIIKPLLDGKKNMSMAVGLYDVNSETPRMFFFGKVSKEDSSKPDEYTVYEIGSITKTFTTTMLVMLERDGKLKINDPVQNYLPEGTTIHNFSSTAPVKLYNLATQTSGLPRLPSNMVMNKNVDVNNPYKKYSEADLLSFINNYIPEYEPGTKYLYSNAGMGILGFAMERASGKSYEELLHYYLVDSLGMTMTSIIINADMQKKLAKPYNEKGEPAFNWDFDVMEGAGAIKSNLSDMIKYLAFQMGKTEKLEFKEGLKLMQTRRFETDIPNTAIGLAWHISETMWDRTVIWHNGGTGGYRSFMGFIPETNTGVVVLSNQANDVDGVAMEILKYLNR from the coding sequence ATGAAAATATTACGTTATATTTTAACCGTTTTATTATTTACAAATATCGCATTTTCACAGGATCTCGAAGCGAAGCTTACGGAAATTATCAAGCCGCTTTTAGACGGCAAAAAAAATATGAGCATGGCTGTTGGGCTGTATGATGTTAACAGCGAAACTCCCAGAATGTTTTTCTTCGGTAAAGTGTCGAAGGAAGATTCCAGTAAACCGGATGAATATACTGTATATGAAATAGGCTCCATAACCAAAACATTCACAACCACAATGCTGGTTATGCTGGAGCGTGACGGCAAGCTTAAGATAAACGACCCGGTGCAGAATTACCTTCCGGAAGGGACAACAATACATAATTTTTCAAGCACAGCGCCGGTAAAGCTTTACAATCTGGCTACACAAACATCCGGGCTTCCGCGCCTGCCTTCAAATATGGTTATGAACAAAAACGTTGATGTTAACAATCCGTATAAAAAATACAGCGAAGCGGATCTTTTGAGCTTCATAAATAACTATATACCTGAATACGAACCCGGCACGAAATACCTTTATTCAAATGCAGGCATGGGGATACTGGGTTTTGCAATGGAACGCGCTTCGGGGAAATCCTATGAGGAATTGCTGCATTATTACCTGGTTGATTCACTCGGAATGACAATGACATCAATTATTATAAACGCTGATATGCAAAAGAAGCTTGCTAAGCCGTATAATGAAAAAGGCGAGCCGGCATTTAACTGGGATTTTGATGTAATGGAAGGAGCCGGGGCGATAAAATCAAACTTGAGCGATATGATAAAGTACCTCGCATTCCAGATGGGTAAAACCGAAAAGCTTGAGTTCAAAGAGGGCTTAAAGCTTATGCAGACAAGAAGATTTGAAACTGATATTCCGAATACCGCAATCGGTTTGGCGTGGCATATATCTGAAACAATGTGGGACAGAACCGTGATATGGCACAATGGCGGCACAGGCGGCTACAGAAGCTTTATGGGATTCATACCTGAGACCAATACAGGTGTGGTTGTACTCAGCAACCAGGCAAATGATGTAGACGGAGTGGCAATGGAAATACTTAAATATCTCAACAGGTAA
- a CDS encoding cupin domain-containing protein yields MKTSNNYLSLKSTQEKLKASGREFVEFFKHGSLVVELYKPDGVDKQQPHTRDEVYIIAGGSGRFFNAGTYVDFVQGDFLFVPAGAEHRFEDFTDDFVTWVLFYGPEGGER; encoded by the coding sequence ATGAAAACATCAAACAACTACCTCTCCCTCAAATCAACTCAAGAAAAGCTTAAAGCATCCGGTAGGGAATTTGTAGAATTTTTTAAGCACGGCTCGCTTGTTGTGGAGCTGTATAAGCCTGACGGGGTTGATAAACAACAGCCGCATACACGAGATGAGGTTTATATAATTGCCGGCGGTTCGGGCAGGTTTTTTAACGCGGGCACATATGTAGATTTTGTCCAGGGCGATTTCCTGTTCGTGCCTGCCGGTGCAGAGCACCGGTTTGAAGATTTTACGGATGATTTTGTAACATGGGTGCTGTTTTATGGTCCCGAAGGCGGCGAAAGATAG
- a CDS encoding aminotransferase class I/II-fold pyridoxal phosphate-dependent enzyme has product MISIKDLNPQLLSAEYAVRGPIVIRAQELEKSGKKIIYCNIGNPQALKQKPLTYIRQILCLMEYPALLEHEQVNELFPQDIIKHAKHLHHMMPHGTGAYTQSAGTPFIKQAVSQFIEKRDGIPTNENQIILTDGASKGVSAVLTALLKKPSDGFMIPIPQYPLYSATIELYGGSQIGYYLDEGNSWQLNEEILTKSLNDAKAKGIDPVAIVVINPGNPTGAVLSFENIKMVINFAKKHKLAIMADEVYQDNVYSIDGMFHSFAKVMHQMGESDISLFSFHSVSKGFMGECGHRGGYLEIRNVPADVMSEFIKLQSISLCSNTVGQLVTYLVVNPPKQGEESYDLYVKERDGILNELKAKAEILGKGLNAIEGMEIDIPQGAMYAFVKLELPHTADVSKMSPAEQLAYESKRDNDYCMALLEETGICVVPGSGFGQLPGTLHFRTTFLPPRDEMEELVEKMRVFHGKYVDSIKK; this is encoded by the coding sequence ATGATATCAATCAAAGACTTAAACCCGCAATTATTAAGCGCTGAATATGCAGTAAGGGGACCCATTGTAATCCGCGCGCAGGAGCTCGAGAAATCAGGCAAAAAAATTATTTACTGCAACATCGGCAATCCGCAGGCATTGAAGCAGAAACCTCTCACTTATATAAGGCAAATACTTTGCCTGATGGAATACCCTGCATTGCTTGAACATGAGCAGGTGAATGAATTATTTCCGCAGGATATTATTAAACATGCAAAACATCTGCATCACATGATGCCTCACGGTACAGGCGCGTATACACAGAGTGCAGGGACACCGTTTATTAAACAGGCTGTATCGCAATTTATTGAAAAGCGCGATGGGATACCTACAAACGAAAATCAAATTATACTGACAGACGGCGCAAGTAAGGGAGTATCAGCAGTCCTGACCGCCCTGCTTAAGAAGCCAAGTGACGGGTTTATGATTCCAATACCTCAGTACCCGCTTTACAGCGCAACAATAGAGCTTTATGGCGGGAGCCAAATAGGGTATTATTTAGATGAAGGAAATTCATGGCAGCTGAATGAGGAGATATTGACGAAGAGCCTGAATGATGCGAAAGCTAAAGGAATAGATCCCGTTGCAATTGTTGTTATTAATCCGGGTAATCCAACGGGAGCAGTGCTTTCATTTGAAAACATAAAGATGGTGATAAACTTTGCCAAGAAGCATAAGCTTGCAATAATGGCTGATGAAGTATACCAGGATAATGTGTATTCAATAGATGGTATGTTCCATTCATTTGCGAAGGTAATGCACCAGATGGGTGAGAGTGATATTTCGCTCTTCAGCTTCCACAGCGTAAGCAAAGGATTTATGGGCGAGTGCGGTCATAGAGGCGGCTACCTTGAAATACGCAATGTGCCTGCTGATGTGATGAGTGAATTCATCAAGCTGCAATCAATTAGTCTATGCAGCAACACAGTGGGACAATTGGTGACATATTTGGTTGTGAATCCCCCGAAACAGGGCGAAGAGAGTTATGACCTGTATGTTAAGGAGCGTGACGGAATATTGAATGAACTGAAAGCGAAAGCTGAGATTTTGGGTAAGGGTCTGAATGCAATTGAAGGAATGGAAATTGATATTCCTCAGGGCGCAATGTATGCATTTGTAAAGCTTGAGCTGCCACATACGGCTGATGTAAGTAAAATGTCCCCCGCCGAGCAATTAGCATACGAGAGCAAGCGTGATAATGATTACTGCATGGCACTCTTAGAAGAAACGGGAATTTGCGTTGTACCCGGCTCAGGATTCGGCCAGTTACCGGGAACGCTTCACTTCAGGACAACGTTCCTTCCTCCACGTGACGAAATGGAAGAGCTGGTTGAGAAGATGAGGGTGTTTCATGGAAAGTATGTTGATTCAATTAAGAAGTAA
- the rsmB gene encoding 16S rRNA (cytosine(967)-C(5))-methyltransferase RsmB, with protein sequence MSENNENSGENVNNLVPEEIKAPVLNETVTEPKEIKVTDPQEPEVKQNEETQNGSGLTEPTQNESAQGGDKPAAKQPFNKNSDKAYSDKPSNKSGDNRNYQNKRERPKGDTIYSDARSLAVKILTRVERTDAYLDKLIDFEIRTELLNDYDKSLLNEICHGVIRWMRRLDWFLNGFYRGNWEKCTPEIKNTLRVALYQILFLNKIPDFAAVNEAVEFVKRISTQKHADVVNGLLRTIIRTKNDLVYPTREIDEVKYLGIMQSHPNWMVKRWIDRFGFDDASLLAESNNKRPILTLRVNTLKTSKEDVFKRFDERSIVYRTCRYIDYFVTLRLMSKIYLDEDFKDGKYTVQDESAGLPAVLLKPTENDMILDMCAAPGGKSTHIAQLLGGKGKVYSVDKFDAKIKMMKQNAERLGITNIEFIQDDARDLQDERVKDLKFDKILLDAPCSGLGVLSKKPEIRWKREFEDILALTEIQKNLLNSAVKYLKPGGVIVYSTCSTEQEENMDVVKDFLEKNPDFKIDNASQYVKSELVNAEGCIETFPHRHNIDGSFAARLIKK encoded by the coding sequence ATGAGCGAAAACAACGAAAATTCAGGCGAAAATGTGAATAATTTGGTACCGGAAGAAATTAAAGCACCTGTATTGAATGAAACTGTAACTGAGCCTAAAGAGATCAAAGTTACAGATCCACAAGAACCTGAAGTAAAACAAAATGAAGAGACCCAAAACGGGTCAGGACTAACTGAACCAACCCAAAATGAATCTGCCCAAGGCGGTGATAAACCCGCTGCAAAGCAGCCGTTCAATAAGAACAGCGATAAGGCTTACTCTGATAAACCTTCGAACAAGTCAGGTGATAACCGCAATTACCAGAATAAACGCGAGCGCCCCAAAGGCGATACCATTTATTCCGATGCGCGCAGCCTGGCTGTAAAGATACTTACCCGTGTTGAGCGTACCGATGCGTATCTTGATAAGCTTATCGATTTTGAGATCCGCACTGAGTTGCTTAACGACTACGATAAATCTTTACTGAATGAAATTTGCCACGGCGTTATCAGGTGGATGCGCAGGCTTGACTGGTTCCTCAACGGTTTTTACCGCGGCAACTGGGAAAAATGCACACCTGAAATAAAAAATACGCTCCGCGTAGCTTTATACCAGATATTATTCCTTAACAAGATACCTGATTTTGCTGCTGTGAATGAAGCTGTTGAATTTGTAAAACGTATCAGCACACAAAAACACGCTGATGTTGTTAACGGTCTTCTGCGTACAATTATCCGCACTAAGAACGATCTTGTTTACCCCACACGCGAAATTGACGAAGTAAAATATCTCGGCATTATGCAGTCACATCCAAACTGGATGGTGAAAAGATGGATCGACCGCTTCGGTTTTGATGACGCATCATTGCTGGCGGAATCGAACAATAAACGTCCCATACTAACACTGCGTGTAAACACGCTTAAAACTTCCAAAGAAGATGTATTTAAACGCTTTGATGAACGCAGTATTGTTTACCGCACATGCCGCTACATAGATTATTTTGTAACTCTTCGCTTGATGTCAAAGATATATCTTGATGAAGATTTTAAAGATGGCAAATATACCGTGCAGGATGAATCCGCCGGACTGCCGGCTGTGCTGCTTAAGCCAACCGAAAATGACATGATACTTGATATGTGCGCAGCACCGGGTGGTAAATCAACCCACATCGCGCAATTGCTCGGCGGAAAAGGTAAAGTTTATTCCGTTGATAAATTCGACGCTAAGATCAAAATGATGAAGCAGAACGCTGAGCGGCTCGGAATCACAAATATTGAATTTATTCAGGATGATGCCCGGGACCTGCAGGATGAAAGGGTAAAGGACCTTAAGTTTGATAAAATTCTTCTTGATGCGCCTTGTTCGGGACTCGGTGTGCTTTCAAAAAAACCTGAAATCAGATGGAAGCGTGAATTTGAAGATATACTTGCGCTCACAGAAATACAGAAGAACCTGCTTAACAGCGCGGTTAAATACCTGAAGCCGGGCGGCGTTATTGTTTACAGCACATGCTCAACCGAACAGGAAGAGAACATGGATGTTGTTAAGGATTTCCTTGAGAAAAATCCTGATTTCAAAATTGATAACGCTTCGCAATATGTAAAAAGTGAGCTTGTAAACGCAGAAGGCTGCATCGAAACCTTCCCGCACAGGCACAACATTGACGGCTCTTTTGCTGCAAGATTAATTAAAAAATAA
- a CDS encoding Rrf2 family transcriptional regulator, which translates to MFKLSKKVEYGLIAVKHMATPGENCTSSAKEIADKYNIPYDLLSKILQKLKKHEILGSVQGTHGGYKLLMDPKELTLAQIFNAIEGESYILDCGKHEDSEACSIYETCILSSPLKKIQRQINSYFNSTTLAEIV; encoded by the coding sequence ATGTTTAAACTCTCAAAAAAAGTAGAATACGGACTTATAGCAGTAAAACACATGGCTACGCCGGGTGAAAACTGCACATCTTCGGCAAAGGAAATTGCCGATAAGTATAATATTCCATATGACCTGCTTTCGAAAATTCTGCAGAAGCTTAAAAAGCATGAGATATTAGGCTCGGTACAGGGAACTCACGGCGGCTACAAGCTGCTTATGGATCCTAAAGAGCTTACGCTTGCGCAGATCTTCAATGCAATTGAAGGCGAAAGCTATATTCTTGATTGCGGCAAACACGAAGATTCAGAAGCATGCTCTATTTATGAAACGTGTATATTAAGCAGCCCGTTAAAAAAAATACAGCGGCAGATAAACAGCTATTTTAATTCCACAACACTTGCAGAAATAGTCTGA
- a CDS encoding cysteine desulfurase yields the protein MINFPIYLDNNSTTRVDPAVVDAMLPYFSEHYGNSSSKSHEFGWKAEAAVQHARSLAARLLNCEPRDIIFTSGATESINLAIKGTAEMYGAKGNHIITTQIEHEAVLDSCKNLERKGYEITYVKVNSGGIVDPRDIAAAITGNTILVSVMYANNEIGTIQPIKEIAGICRAKKIVFHTDATQAAGKIPLDLSDHSIDLLSFSSHKMYGPKGVGALYKTGKLPRVRIMPQTDGGAQEKGLRAGTLNVPGIVGFGKACEIAAKVLKTEVDSITLKRDRLYNGIISAVKGVRVNGDLNKRIPGNLNISIPGVDADSLMMAMKEIAVSTGSACSSESVEPSHVLSAIGLDKELMRSTIRFGIGRFNTDEEINYVINKVSEKVNYLLGLKTPSENGSKTKKGEYAEK from the coding sequence ATGATAAATTTTCCGATATATCTCGATAACAATTCAACAACCAGGGTGGATCCCGCTGTAGTGGATGCCATGCTGCCTTATTTCAGCGAACATTACGGCAACTCCTCCAGCAAGTCTCATGAATTCGGCTGGAAAGCTGAAGCCGCTGTGCAGCATGCGCGCAGCCTTGCTGCGAGGCTGCTAAACTGTGAGCCAAGAGATATCATTTTCACCAGCGGCGCAACTGAATCAATAAACCTTGCCATTAAAGGCACCGCCGAAATGTACGGCGCAAAAGGAAATCATATTATTACTACGCAGATCGAGCATGAAGCCGTACTTGATTCATGCAAAAACCTTGAGCGCAAAGGCTATGAGATAACTTATGTAAAAGTGAATTCCGGCGGAATTGTTGATCCGCGGGATATAGCAGCAGCAATTACCGGCAATACAATTCTTGTTTCAGTTATGTATGCCAATAACGAAATAGGAACTATACAGCCAATAAAAGAAATTGCAGGAATTTGCAGAGCAAAAAAGATCGTTTTTCATACTGATGCAACACAGGCAGCAGGTAAAATACCGCTTGATCTATCGGATCATTCTATTGACCTTCTCAGCTTTTCTTCGCATAAAATGTACGGACCCAAAGGTGTTGGCGCTCTTTATAAAACCGGTAAGCTTCCCAGGGTCAGAATAATGCCTCAAACTGATGGCGGCGCACAGGAAAAAGGACTCCGCGCCGGCACATTGAACGTGCCGGGTATCGTTGGCTTCGGCAAAGCATGCGAAATTGCTGCAAAAGTGCTGAAAACGGAAGTTGATAGTATCACACTTAAAAGGGACAGGCTCTATAATGGAATTATTTCAGCAGTAAAAGGGGTTAGAGTAAATGGTGACCTCAATAAAAGGATACCGGGTAATCTGAATATCAGTATCCCCGGAGTTGATGCTGACTCCCTGATGATGGCAATGAAGGAAATCGCAGTTTCAACCGGCAGCGCCTGTTCATCTGAATCAGTAGAGCCCTCACATGTTCTCAGCGCAATCGGGCTTGATAAAGAACTGATGCGCTCAACGATACGTTTCGGCATAGGCAGGTTTAACACTGATGAAGAAATTAATTACGTAATAAATAAAGTTTCAGAAAAAGTAAATTACCTGCTAGGCTTAAAAACCCCTTCTGAGAACGGAAGCAAAACGAAGAAAGGGGAATATGCTGAAAAATAA
- a CDS encoding iron-sulfur cluster assembly accessory protein produces the protein MSETNIVTPEITKPEVTDGIVLTEKAIGEVKKIMAENSIPEDYVLRIGVKGGGCSGLTYTLGFDAELKPNDKILNYDNVKVAVDWKSILYLTGTTVDYTDGLNGKGFVFNNPSAKKTCGCGSSFGV, from the coding sequence ATGTCAGAAACAAATATTGTAACACCAGAAATTACCAAACCGGAAGTTACCGACGGCATCGTGTTGACGGAAAAAGCCATTGGAGAAGTTAAAAAGATCATGGCTGAAAACTCTATCCCTGAAGATTATGTTCTTAGGATAGGGGTTAAAGGCGGAGGCTGCTCAGGGTTAACATACACACTTGGCTTTGATGCAGAATTAAAGCCAAATGATAAGATACTGAATTATGATAATGTAAAAGTTGCTGTTGACTGGAAGAGTATTCTTTATCTAACCGGTACAACCGTTGATTATACTGACGGCCTTAACGGCAAAGGATTTGTTTTTAATAATCCTTCAGCTAAAAAAACTTGCGGCTGCGGCAGTTCTTTCGGAGTATAA